ATATAATAAAACTGGTGAAATTACATCGAATTTTGCACAAAAAATACCAAAAATGACGTTTTAGGAGTGTCAGGGATATGTCAAGTAATCTCATGTGGCATGAAGTCGACGGTGGGAAACTATTATTGATAAAGAACTTTTTGCCAAAAGCGCAAGCTGATACCAATTATCAAACTTTACTCAATCAGACACCGTGGCAACAAGAAGCTATCACTATGTTTGGTCGGCACGTTCTTCAACCTCGCCTTCAAGCATCGTATGGGGAACATGCCTATCAGTATTCTGGCCTAGTACTTTCACCCAAACCCATGCCAGCACTCATCACACAATTGAAAAAGCAATGTGAGATCGTTTGCCAACAGCCATTTAATACCGTTTTGCTTAATCTTTATCGCGATGGACAGGACTATATGGGTTGGCATC
This window of the Vibrio panuliri genome carries:
- a CDS encoding alpha-ketoglutarate-dependent dioxygenase AlkB family protein, translating into MSSNLMWHEVDGGKLLLIKNFLPKAQADTNYQTLLNQTPWQQEAITMFGRHVLQPRLQASYGEHAYQYSGLVLSPKPMPALITQLKKQCEIVCQQPFNTVLLNLYRDGQDYMGWHQDNEKELGVNPVIASVSLGAVRKFAIKRKDGSAKLDFQLNHGSLLVMAGELQHHWRHSLPKTKRISEPRINLTFRYIVPEFQ